A stretch of the Tachysurus vachellii isolate PV-2020 chromosome 26, HZAU_Pvac_v1, whole genome shotgun sequence genome encodes the following:
- the si:ch211-202f5.3 gene encoding uncharacterized protein si:ch211-202f5.3: protein MNLSLDNPYGDVSIPRAKLRSYDDSSMVIINPMALESSYNGNASQNPYGSFKVPGGDAPSGVPVYGQAKDGNLNSNYTIKDDEEQVSRCYACCCRCRRRK from the coding sequence ATGAATCTGTCGTTGGACAACCCTTACGGAGACGTCAGCATTCCCCGAGCCAAGCTGCGCTCGTATGATGACTCCAGCATGGTCATCATCAACCCCATGGCGCTGGAGAGCTCATACAATGGCAACGCTTCCCAAAACCCCTATGGCAGTTTCAAAGTCCCGGGAGGGGACGCTCCGTCCGGCGTGCCTGTCTACGGCCAGGCTAAAGACGGCAATCTGAACAGTAACTACACCATCAAGGATGACGAGGAGCAGGTGAGCCGCTGTTATGCTTGCTGCTGCCGCTGTCGCAGGAGGAAGTGA